The region cggattccttcagtctcagtgctagttgctacgaatgaaggctttgagtgaaagagagagaaaaatgaaatttcatctaatgaaatgcttctgcacaagggttctatttatagaaccacttcTGTGAGCTGCAAGCTAAAAAGTTCACTTAAATGTATGTGGtccatatcttatggtataccaaaaaatcacttaagcatgtggtaccttaccatattttgtattctacttaagtgcaccgtatcttATGATGTTCCACAATTCACctaagtgcaccgtaccttatggtgttccttatttactctatctctcattaattcgtccttttgtgtgtgaccctgtaggttttcgcgatattggcaattatattaaatcatgtatttaacataataaatagtgagcggtatctagcaacacatcagTGCTATCCAAGgcacgaaaatgtcatatgatctgacaaatccatttttgtgataatacttgtgtgtacaattacccttttgcccttatgtctatattgaacacaaggcatagactgtgtcatccttgtccaattcaatattgggcccttagacatttatcctgttatgcaggatgggcaaattccatctaggtcactcatgtccattagcatgcttcgtggagtacccatcaactgtctttatggtcattcagttacagacaatgtttgatcagcaataaagcactcaactctacatctagggtccatagtggtttcaggtcgaagggtggtatacaacactatcaccatgagaataacttatgacactttacataacattctatatagtattctcatagcgggttaatctaatataaatattactcttaatattcatacttatgtttaagactttataactccttatccatgatccatgagatgtgatcatcagtctatatacataatagtcttaatgctttaatgttatcccacttcacaacaaagctcgactacaaatactttaagaatagtgtccttatgtgtaatgggatctcatgattaagtcacacttgatacattaaaggactagttattctagggactttattaatcaaacataataaagaagaaaccttttattattaataaataattcgataccagtaccaaaagtattggcctctagggcttacaccatCAAAAACATCAGCCAAGCCAAAAAGTATAAGGGAGAGAGGACCTCATTGTCTCACACCTTGAAGCAGCTGAAGAAACTAAGATGTTTTCCATTCATTCCTACTGATAAATGTGTTGACTTCAAGATAACTTTGATACAATTGCAAAATTGAGGAgaaaaaacaaaattttaaagAACCTATTGGAAAAAATATACAAGAGCTGGAATGTTTTATTTGTCAGTCTAAGGCTGACTTATATAGTGAAGATACAACTATTACAATTGATTTATCCTTAGtggagaataaagaaaaataaagatagtattaaagacaataataaaaCCGGAAATAATATACTTTCCAACACCCCCCTCAAGTTGGTGCATAGATATTTATCATGCCTAACTTGTCTATCAAATACTCAAAAGTAGGCCTTGCCAAACTTTTGGTCAGGATATCCGCAGTTTGTTGACTTGAAGTCACGAAGGGTAGACATATGATTCCTGCATCTAACTTCTCCTTTATGAAGTGTCGATCAATCTCGATACGCTTGGTTTTGTCATGTTAAACTGGATTATGAGCTATGCTAATAGCAGCTTTACTATCAGAGTACAATTTCAATGGAAGCTGAATTTTCATCTTAAGTTCTTCTAGGACTCTAAGGATCCATAATCCTTCACAAATACCTTGAGACATAGCTCTAAACTCGGCCTCTGCACTATTCATTGCTACaactccttgtttcttgctcctCCATGTCACAAGATTACCCCAAACATAGGTATATATTCCAGAGGTTGATCTTTTATCTGTGACTGAACCTGCCCAATCGACATCGGTGAAGATAGACACATTTTTTCACTAGTCTTCTTAAAAAGTAATCTTTTTCCAGGATTTCCCTTCAAATATCGCAGTATCTTATAGACTGCCTCAAGATGTTCCTCGAAAGGAGAATGTATAAATTGACTCACTACACTAACTAAGAAAGCAATATCAGGTCGGGTGTGTGACAAATAAATCAATTTCCCAACCAATATCTGATATCTCCCAGTATCAACAGAAACATTAACTTCTCCCCAAAGTTTAGCATTAAGATCCATAGGGGTATCTACAGGACGACATCCACTCATTCCTGTTTCTTTTAACAAGTCTATAATGTATTTCTGTTATGAAACCATAATACCATTTTTTGACCGAGCAACCTCCATACCTAGAAAATATCTCATGAATCCCAAGTCCTTGATTTCAAAGTTTACTGCCAATTTCTCGTTTACTCTTGCCATTTCCACTATATCGTCTCCAATAAGgataatatcatcaacataaacaatcaGGACATCAACTTTCCCATTATGGGAGAATTTTGTGAACAATGTGTGGTCAGCTTGTCCTTGGATGTAtctgtcgcatcacgcgaaaaaccggcgggaaaagaaaaaacaacagagccgccaccgtgcgttatttatcccaaaagagggaaaggaaacgctcagagtaaacctgggaaagaacatggtctcgcgaccaaagaggatgggttcgggagtcggttatgcgaagggaaggtgttaggcaccctacgcatccgtagtactctacgggatccacgcacagaaggaaggaaagattggttgctaaacactgctcaaacacacacacacactggctgaaagagacaaaagagactgactgaaactgactcggcaggatatcgtatcctgggcctacttagtctatcaggcatagacatcagagtcgaagtagttcggaccggggaaacgacacatgctcgctaggatgtcgcatcctatgcatacgtatcttctcggacgagagaagaatcagagcattcgtagctcagctgacacgcacacaaacaaacaaggcaaacgtggagcccgactgccaatcactggactt is a window of Lathyrus oleraceus cultivar Zhongwan6 chromosome 6, CAAS_Psat_ZW6_1.0, whole genome shotgun sequence DNA encoding:
- the LOC127096088 gene encoding secreted RxLR effector protein 161-like, producing the protein MSGCRPVDTPMDLNAKLWGEVNVSVDTGRYQILVGKLIYLSHTRPDIAFLVSVVSQFIHSPFEEHLEAVYKILRYLKGNPGKRLLFKKTSSVTDKRSTSGIYTYVWGNLVTWRSKKQGVVAMNSAEAEFRAMSQGICEGLWILRVLEELKMKIQLPLKLYSDSKAAISIAHNPV